From the genome of Muricauda sp. SCSIO 64092, one region includes:
- a CDS encoding four helix bundle protein: MRNFRNLEVWQDVRSLVQEAYQLSGSLPTSEKFGMVSQINRCAISIPANITEGCSKYSQKDFVRFLQISLGSCYELESHIILYADLEPV; this comes from the coding sequence ATGAGGAATTTTAGGAATCTGGAAGTTTGGCAAGATGTCAGAAGCCTTGTCCAAGAAGCTTATCAACTCTCAGGTTCTTTGCCAACTTCGGAAAAGTTTGGTATGGTTTCGCAAATTAACAGATGTGCCATTTCAATACCTGCCAATATCACCGAGGGCTGTTCAAAGTATTCACAAAAAGACTTTGTAAGGTTTCTTCAAATAAGCTTAGGCTCGTGCTACGAATTGGAATCCCATATCATCCTATATGCCGATCTAGAGCCTGTTTAG
- a CDS encoding thymidylate synthase, protein MKQYHDLLEHVLKQGNQKSDRTGTGTISVFGYQMRFDLQEGFPMVTTKKLHLKSIVHELLWFLRGDTNVGYLQENGVRIWNEWADENGDLGPVYGHQWRNWNSEEIDQIKEVVETLKSNPNSRRMLVSAWNPSVLPDTSVSFSENVANGKAALPPCHAFFQFYVAEGRLSCQLYQRSADIFLGVPFNIASYSLFTLMMAQVCGYEPGEFIHTFGDAHIYNNHLEQVELQLSREPRPLPTMHLNPEVKDIFDFTFEDFTLLNYDPHPHIKAVVAV, encoded by the coding sequence ATGAAACAATACCACGACCTATTAGAGCATGTTTTAAAGCAAGGAAATCAAAAAAGCGACCGCACAGGAACCGGGACCATAAGTGTTTTTGGCTACCAAATGCGATTCGATCTACAAGAAGGTTTCCCCATGGTGACCACAAAAAAGTTGCACTTAAAATCGATTGTCCATGAACTACTCTGGTTTTTACGGGGTGATACCAATGTAGGCTACCTTCAGGAAAACGGCGTCCGTATCTGGAACGAGTGGGCGGATGAAAATGGGGACCTGGGCCCGGTATACGGCCATCAATGGAGAAATTGGAACTCTGAGGAAATCGACCAGATCAAAGAAGTGGTTGAAACTTTAAAATCGAATCCCAATAGTCGTAGAATGTTGGTGTCTGCCTGGAACCCCAGCGTTTTACCGGATACCTCGGTTTCCTTTTCGGAAAATGTAGCCAACGGTAAGGCAGCTTTACCTCCGTGCCATGCCTTTTTTCAGTTTTATGTGGCCGAAGGCAGGTTGAGTTGCCAGCTCTACCAACGTAGTGCGGATATTTTCCTGGGCGTTCCTTTTAACATTGCAAGCTACTCCCTATTTACCCTAATGATGGCCCAGGTTTGTGGCTATGAACCAGGAGAGTTTATACATACTTTTGGTGATGCCCATATTTATAACAATCATTTAGAGCAAGTGGAACTGCAACTATCCCGTGAACCAAGGCCTTTACCCACCATGCACCTGAACCCGGAGGTCAAGGATATATTTGATTTTACATTTGAAGACTTCACGCTATTGAATTATGACCCACATCCGCACATTAAGGCCGTAGTTGCGGTTTAA